From the genome of Parazoarcus communis, one region includes:
- a CDS encoding DUF294 nucleotidyltransferase-like domain-containing protein translates to MQDEQLEILDFLRRYPPFQELPEETLHVVAQSVDVRYFKAGARILEFGEEALAWYVVRSGAVEVFRRNGTLYNRLTEGGYFGEFGLLHRKQVRFPAAALEDTLVYLIPEPVFTDLFENNEQFADLVEVEDRTRLRQVVSRREDANQLMSATVDVLISREPVMLGRGSTAMDAARCMTDEGVSSLLIVDEPDAASSTPSMVGIITDRDIRVRLVSQGLNYDTPVTDIMSSELVWVEHNQLVFEAMLQMLRNNVHHLPVLKNHRPIGVVALSDIIRYESRNSLFVVSSIFRQHSVDELAALTADVHACFARMVTEDASSRMIGSAMAVIGRSFKQRLLELAEEHLGPPPVPYCFLALGSMARQEQLIVTDQDNALVLDNSFDPARHDDYFKSLAAFVSDGLARCGYTYCTGGVMATNAKWRQPLREWERYFTDWIEKPTPESLLNSGIFFDLDGVWGKTEWIDGLRRLISRKAKGNSRFLACMARNALLRTPPLGFFKDFVVESDGRHSRAINLKRRGTAPLADLIRVHSLAVGSVALNSFERLRDIIEADILPRGRGQDLHDALEFVSMVRIRNQAGDLAVGNEPDNSIEPESLSDFERKSLRDAFLILSNAQKYLKFRYQPGRSA, encoded by the coding sequence ATGCAGGACGAACAGCTAGAGATCCTTGATTTTCTGCGCCGTTATCCGCCGTTCCAGGAACTGCCGGAAGAGACCCTGCACGTCGTCGCACAGTCGGTGGACGTGCGCTACTTCAAGGCCGGCGCCCGCATCCTCGAGTTCGGCGAGGAGGCGCTTGCCTGGTATGTGGTGCGCAGCGGCGCGGTGGAAGTCTTCCGCCGCAACGGCACGCTCTATAACCGCCTGACAGAAGGCGGCTACTTCGGCGAGTTCGGCCTACTGCATCGCAAACAGGTGCGCTTTCCGGCTGCGGCGCTCGAAGACACCCTTGTCTATCTGATCCCGGAGCCGGTATTCACCGACCTGTTCGAGAACAACGAGCAGTTCGCCGATCTGGTCGAGGTCGAGGACCGCACCCGCCTGCGCCAGGTCGTGTCCCGCCGCGAAGACGCAAATCAGCTGATGTCGGCGACCGTCGATGTGCTGATCAGTCGCGAGCCGGTCATGCTCGGGCGCGGCTCGACCGCGATGGATGCGGCGCGTTGCATGACCGACGAGGGCGTCTCTTCACTCCTGATTGTCGACGAACCGGATGCGGCATCGTCGACGCCGAGCATGGTCGGCATCATCACCGACCGTGACATCCGCGTGCGGCTGGTGTCGCAAGGCCTTAATTACGACACGCCGGTCACCGACATCATGTCGTCGGAGCTGGTCTGGGTGGAACACAACCAGCTCGTCTTCGAAGCGATGCTGCAGATGCTGCGCAACAACGTGCACCATCTGCCGGTGCTCAAGAATCATCGCCCGATCGGTGTAGTCGCGCTGTCCGACATCATCCGCTACGAGTCGCGCAACAGCCTGTTCGTGGTCAGCAGCATTTTCCGCCAGCACAGCGTCGATGAACTCGCGGCGCTCACCGCCGACGTCCACGCCTGCTTCGCGCGCATGGTGACCGAGGATGCGAGCTCGCGCATGATCGGCAGCGCAATGGCCGTGATCGGGCGCAGCTTCAAGCAGCGGCTGCTCGAACTTGCGGAGGAGCATCTTGGACCGCCGCCCGTCCCCTACTGCTTTCTGGCACTGGGTTCGATGGCGAGACAGGAACAGCTCATCGTCACCGATCAGGACAACGCGCTGGTGCTCGACAACAGTTTCGATCCCGCACGCCACGACGACTACTTCAAGTCGCTGGCCGCCTTCGTCAGCGACGGCCTGGCGCGCTGCGGCTACACCTACTGCACCGGCGGGGTGATGGCGACCAATGCAAAGTGGCGACAGCCGCTGCGCGAGTGGGAGCGTTACTTCACCGACTGGATCGAGAAGCCGACGCCGGAATCGCTGCTCAACAGCGGCATCTTTTTCGACCTCGATGGCGTCTGGGGCAAGACCGAATGGATCGATGGGCTGCGCCGCCTCATCTCGCGCAAGGCCAAGGGCAACTCGCGCTTTCTCGCGTGCATGGCACGCAATGCGCTCCTGCGCACCCCGCCGCTGGGCTTCTTCAAGGATTTCGTGGTGGAGTCCGACGGACGACACAGCCGCGCGATCAATCTCAAGCGACGCGGCACGGCCCCGCTCGCCGACCTGATTCGGGTGCATTCGCTGGCCGTGGGATCGGTTGCACTGAACTCCTTCGAACGCCTGCGCGACATCATCGAAGCCGACATCCTGCCGCGCGGACGCGGGCAAGACCTCCACGACGCGCTCGAATTCGTGTCCATGGTGCGCATCCGCAATCAGGCGGGCGACCTCGCCGTGGGCAACGAGCCCGACAACAGCATCGAACCGGAGAGCCTCTCCGACTTCGAGCGCAAGAGTCTGCGCGATGCCTTCCTCATCCTGAGCAACGCGCAGAAATACCTGAAGTTCCGCTACCAGCCCGGCCGCAGCGCTTGA
- the cobA gene encoding uroporphyrinogen-III C-methyltransferase — translation MSKVYLIGAGPGAADLLTLRAARLLAEKAEIVLADDLVSDEILAMVRPDARVLKVGKRGGKASTAQGFIHRLMVRYARRGKCVLRLKGGDPFVFGRGGEEVEALAAAGIEAEVVPGLTAGISVPAAVGIPVTHRAYTQGVTLVTGTSGEGCDEPNWRALAQGGTTLVIYMGLSRVLNIVARLIAAGLPPDTPAAAIASGTLPGQRHVKATLADLPARVSAEGLASPAIIVVGEVAALAVATVSSPDISARILAA, via the coding sequence ATGTCAAAAGTGTATCTGATCGGTGCCGGACCGGGTGCCGCGGACCTGCTCACGCTGCGCGCGGCCCGGCTGCTCGCGGAGAAGGCGGAAATCGTGCTTGCCGACGACCTTGTTTCCGACGAGATCCTCGCCATGGTGAGGCCTGACGCGCGGGTGCTGAAAGTGGGCAAGCGTGGCGGCAAGGCATCCACGGCGCAGGGTTTCATTCATCGGCTGATGGTTCGCTATGCGCGTCGCGGAAAGTGCGTGCTGCGGCTCAAGGGGGGAGACCCCTTCGTGTTCGGGCGTGGCGGTGAAGAAGTCGAAGCACTTGCCGCAGCCGGTATCGAAGCCGAAGTCGTGCCGGGGCTGACCGCAGGGATCTCGGTGCCGGCCGCGGTCGGCATTCCGGTGACGCACCGCGCCTACACCCAGGGCGTGACGCTGGTGACCGGTACCTCCGGCGAGGGCTGCGACGAGCCCAACTGGCGTGCGCTGGCCCAAGGCGGCACGACCCTGGTGATCTACATGGGGCTGTCCCGCGTGCTCAATATCGTGGCACGCCTGATTGCCGCTGGTCTGCCCCCCGACACGCCTGCCGCAGCGATCGCATCGGGCACCTTGCCCGGCCAGCGCCACGTCAAGGCCACGCTCGCCGACCTGCCTGCGCGCGTCAGTGCGGAAGGGCTGGCCTCGCCGGCGATCATCGTTGTGGGCGAAGTCGCCGCGCTCGCAGTGGCGACGGTTTCCTCCCCGGACATTTCGGCCCGAATCCTCGCGGCCTGA
- a CDS encoding 3'-5' exonuclease, with protein sequence MLHLGSLQQKQPGATSGTTVHDWPQRFAELAAAAHDERLKRFYAAGAVAGDTPLSAVPLMALDVETTGLDPVRDGIVSIGLVPMRLDRILASQSRHWILKPRTALGEESVTIHGITDSQVDTAPDLIEILDEVLQHMAGHVLVVHCSAIERQFLNGALRPRIGEKIEFPVIDTMELEARLHRKKRLGLFARLFGHKQRSIRLAASRSRYGLPRYRPHHALTDALASAELLQAQIAHRFSPEAPVSALWS encoded by the coding sequence GTGCTACATCTAGGCTCACTGCAGCAGAAACAGCCCGGCGCCACATCCGGCACAACAGTGCACGACTGGCCGCAGCGCTTTGCCGAACTGGCAGCGGCGGCGCACGACGAGCGGCTGAAGCGCTTCTACGCGGCGGGCGCGGTCGCCGGCGACACACCGCTGTCGGCGGTGCCCTTGATGGCGCTTGATGTCGAGACCACCGGCCTCGATCCGGTGCGCGACGGGATTGTCAGCATCGGACTGGTGCCGATGCGCCTCGACCGCATCCTCGCCAGCCAGTCGCGGCACTGGATTCTGAAGCCGCGTACGGCGCTGGGTGAGGAGTCGGTGACGATTCATGGCATCACCGACTCGCAGGTCGATACCGCACCCGACCTGATCGAGATCCTCGACGAAGTGCTGCAGCACATGGCAGGCCATGTGCTGGTGGTGCATTGCAGTGCGATCGAGCGCCAGTTTCTCAACGGCGCGCTGCGACCACGCATCGGCGAGAAGATCGAGTTCCCGGTGATCGACACCATGGAGCTCGAGGCCCGCCTTCACCGCAAGAAGCGTCTTGGGCTGTTTGCACGTCTGTTCGGCCACAAACAGCGCTCCATCCGGCTTGCCGCAAGCCGCAGCCGCTACGGACTGCCGCGCTACCGGCCACACCATGCACTGACCGACGCGCTCGCCTCCGCCGAGTTGCTGCAGGCGCAGATCGCCCACCGCTTCTCACCTGAGGCCCCGGTCAGCGCACTCTGGTCCTGA
- the nirD gene encoding nitrite reductase small subunit NirD: MAWQKLCPLEEIPALGARVVAHADGDIAVFRAEGDSVFAIADACPHKGGPLSQGIVHGQKVTCPLHNWNIELDSGHACAPDEGCVRNYPVRIEAGEVWLET; this comes from the coding sequence ATGGCCTGGCAGAAACTGTGTCCTCTTGAAGAAATCCCGGCACTCGGTGCGCGCGTCGTCGCGCATGCCGATGGCGACATCGCGGTGTTCCGTGCCGAAGGCGACAGCGTGTTCGCGATTGCCGATGCCTGCCCGCACAAGGGCGGCCCCCTGTCGCAGGGCATCGTGCATGGGCAGAAGGTGACCTGCCCGCTGCACAACTGGAACATCGAACTCGATTCCGGCCATGCGTGTGCGCCGGACGAGGGCTGTGTGCGCAACTATCCGGTGCGGATCGAAGCCGGGGAAGTGTGGCTGGAGACCTGA
- the nirB gene encoding nitrite reductase large subunit NirB, with amino-acid sequence MQKQKLVMVGNGMAGVKTLEELLKHAPDCFDITVFGAEPHGNYNRILLSPVLAGEMTLPDIMLNDLDWYRDNGITLHAGRKVVEINRARRTVRADDGTEVAYDRLLLATGSVPFILPVPGKDLPGVIAYRDIADTEAMIDAARHHRHAVVIGAGLLGLEAANGLILRGMEVTVVHLGGWIMERQLDKSAADMLQASLEAKGMKFCLQAQTAELVAADSGRVGAVRLKDGTELAADLVVMAAGIRPSTSLAESARLLCDRGIVVTDTLQTVTDPRVYAVGECANHRGTAYGLVAPLFDQAKVCANHLAGFGIGRYEGSVTSTKLKVTGVDVFSAGDFQGGADCDEIVLHDRAGGVYKKLVLKDDKLAGAVMVGDTADGAWYFQLVREGKDVSEMRDHLMFGQSFTQSQLGDAGHQGQSQAALLPDSAEICGCNGVCKGTIVKTIREKGLFTLEEVKKHTKASSSCGSCTGLVEQILASTVGGAYQSTDKYAKPVCGCTEHTHGEVREAIRQHKLLSIPDTMRALEWSTPNGCATCRPALNYYLISTWPFEAEDDPQSRFINERAHANIQKDGTYSVVPRMWGGLTTPDELRAIADAAEKYKVPTVKVTGGQRIDLLGVKKADLPLIWSDLNAAGMVSGHAYGKSLRTVKTCVGMEHCRFGTQLAMDLGVKLEKMLFGMWSPHKVKLAVSGCPRNCAESGIKDVGIIGVDSGYELYVAGNGGIKTEVAQFFCKVGSDEEVMEYGGAFLQLYREEAYYLERTCHYIERVGLEHAKKRVVEDVANRKALYERLLFALKDAPDPWAEQRTAPLVRNYQTIDLNNSSGDRHGLAETVSS; translated from the coding sequence ATGCAGAAACAGAAACTGGTCATGGTTGGTAACGGCATGGCAGGGGTGAAAACCCTGGAGGAGTTGCTCAAGCACGCCCCCGACTGCTTCGACATCACCGTGTTCGGCGCTGAGCCGCACGGCAACTACAACCGCATCCTGCTGTCGCCGGTGCTGGCCGGGGAAATGACCCTGCCCGACATCATGCTCAACGATCTCGACTGGTATCGCGACAACGGCATCACCCTGCACGCCGGGCGCAAGGTGGTCGAGATCAATCGTGCGCGGCGCACGGTGCGTGCCGATGATGGCACCGAGGTCGCATACGACCGCCTGCTGCTGGCGACCGGTTCGGTGCCGTTCATCCTGCCGGTACCGGGCAAGGATCTGCCGGGAGTCATTGCCTACCGCGACATCGCCGATACCGAAGCCATGATCGACGCGGCACGGCATCACCGCCACGCGGTGGTGATCGGTGCCGGCCTGCTCGGTCTTGAAGCGGCCAACGGCCTGATTCTGCGCGGCATGGAGGTGACCGTGGTGCACCTCGGCGGCTGGATCATGGAACGCCAGCTCGACAAATCGGCGGCGGACATGCTGCAGGCCTCGCTCGAAGCCAAAGGCATGAAGTTCTGCCTGCAGGCGCAGACTGCGGAGCTGGTGGCGGCAGATAGCGGTCGCGTGGGCGCCGTTCGGCTCAAGGATGGCACCGAGCTGGCTGCCGACCTGGTGGTGATGGCGGCGGGCATTCGCCCCAGCACCAGCCTGGCCGAGTCGGCCCGTCTGCTCTGCGACCGTGGCATCGTCGTCACCGACACCCTGCAGACGGTCACCGATCCGCGTGTCTATGCGGTGGGCGAGTGCGCAAACCATCGCGGCACCGCTTACGGGCTGGTGGCCCCCTTGTTCGATCAGGCGAAGGTGTGCGCGAACCATCTGGCGGGCTTCGGAATCGGTCGCTACGAAGGCTCGGTGACTTCGACCAAGCTCAAGGTCACAGGCGTGGATGTGTTCTCCGCTGGCGACTTCCAGGGTGGTGCCGACTGTGACGAGATCGTGCTGCATGACCGGGCCGGTGGCGTCTACAAGAAGCTGGTGCTCAAGGACGACAAGCTCGCGGGCGCGGTGATGGTGGGCGACACCGCCGACGGCGCCTGGTACTTCCAGCTCGTACGCGAGGGCAAGGACGTGTCGGAGATGCGCGACCACCTGATGTTCGGTCAGAGCTTCACCCAGTCACAGCTTGGCGACGCTGGCCATCAGGGGCAGAGCCAGGCCGCACTCCTGCCGGACAGTGCCGAGATCTGCGGCTGCAACGGGGTGTGCAAGGGCACCATCGTCAAGACGATCCGCGAGAAGGGCCTGTTCACGCTCGAAGAGGTGAAGAAGCACACCAAGGCGTCGTCCTCCTGCGGCTCATGCACCGGACTGGTGGAGCAGATTCTCGCCTCGACCGTCGGCGGCGCCTATCAATCCACCGACAAGTATGCGAAGCCGGTGTGCGGGTGCACCGAGCATACGCATGGCGAAGTGCGCGAGGCGATCCGTCAGCACAAGCTGCTCAGCATTCCCGACACCATGCGGGCGCTGGAATGGAGCACGCCGAACGGCTGCGCAACCTGCCGTCCTGCGCTCAACTACTACCTGATCTCCACCTGGCCGTTCGAGGCCGAGGACGACCCGCAGAGCCGCTTCATCAACGAACGTGCCCACGCCAACATCCAGAAGGACGGCACCTACTCGGTGGTGCCGCGGATGTGGGGCGGGCTGACCACGCCGGACGAACTGCGTGCGATCGCAGACGCGGCCGAGAAGTACAAGGTGCCGACGGTCAAGGTCACCGGTGGCCAGCGCATCGACCTGCTCGGCGTGAAGAAGGCCGACCTGCCGCTGATCTGGTCCGACCTCAACGCAGCCGGCATGGTCTCCGGTCACGCCTACGGCAAGAGCCTGCGCACGGTGAAGACCTGCGTCGGCATGGAGCACTGCCGCTTCGGCACGCAGCTGGCGATGGATCTCGGCGTCAAGCTGGAGAAGATGCTGTTCGGCATGTGGAGTCCGCACAAGGTGAAGCTGGCGGTGTCGGGCTGCCCGCGCAACTGCGCCGAATCCGGGATCAAGGACGTCGGCATCATCGGCGTTGATTCCGGCTACGAACTCTATGTGGCCGGCAACGGCGGCATCAAGACCGAGGTTGCGCAGTTCTTCTGCAAGGTCGGCAGCGACGAGGAGGTGATGGAGTACGGCGGCGCCTTCCTGCAGCTTTACCGCGAGGAGGCCTATTACCTTGAGCGCACCTGCCACTACATCGAGCGTGTCGGTCTCGAGCATGCGAAGAAGCGTGTCGTCGAAGACGTCGCCAACCGCAAGGCGCTGTACGAGCGCCTGCTGTTTGCACTGAAGGACGCGCCCGATCCCTGGGCCGAGCAGCGTACCGCGCCCCTGGTGCGCAACTACCAGACTATTGACCTGAACAACAGCAGCGGAGATCGCCATGGCCTGGCAGAAACTGTGTCCTCTTGA